The Zygotorulaspora mrakii chromosome 3, complete sequence genome includes a region encoding these proteins:
- the RPA34 gene encoding DNA-directed RNA polymerase I subunit RPA34 (similar to Saccharomyces cerevisiae RPA34 (YJL148W); ancestral locus Anc_1.201), with protein MSVLSREYVSDSDGESDAEVEQVFRAPSDYKKCRHLKKFHKKPNEEVWLIKVPAGLDIGSLKSLPVDLDSRGDDRSGSSVVTFDANAKKYSLEEQNGLDYSNLSLLVPDESRESLRLERGTEGKGNSKSKKESTSVALERIFTVSEVASIPNIDFSKLRVPHADVVKVEGLKMRHFPTGYDAKDYGVEENEKDDAAKKKRKESQSSAPSSPSKKKHKKDKKDKVK; from the coding sequence ATGAGTGTGCTATCGAGGGAATACGTCTCGGACTCTGATGGTGAAAGTGACGCGGAGGTTGAACAAGTGTTTAGAGCACCATCGGATTACAAGAAGTGCAGACACCTGAAGAAGTTTCATAAGAAGCCAAATGAAGAGGTCTGGCTTATAAAAGTACCAGCAGGGCTGGATATTGGATCGCTGAAGAGTCTGCCGGTTGATTTGGACAGCCGTGGTGACGATAGAAGCGGGAGCTCGGTTGTGACGTTCGACGCCAATGCAAAGAAATACAGTTTAGAGGAGCAGAACGGTCTAGATTACAGCAATTTATCGCTGTTGGTACCAGACGAAAGTCGGGAGTCGCTGCGTTTGGAGCGAGGCACTGAAGGCAAGGGCAATTCTAAGAGCAAGAAAGAGAGTACAAGTGTTGCACTCGAGAGGATCTTCACAGTGAGCGAGGTTGCTAGCATACCGAATATagatttttccaaactGAGGGTACCCCATGCTGATGTGGTCAAGGTTGAGGGTCTCAAAATGAGACATTTCCCAACGGGATACGATGCGAAGGACTACGGCGTGGAGGAGAATGAGAAAGACGATGCGGCCAAAAAGAAGCGTAAGGAATCACAATCATCGGCGCCTTCGTCaccatcaaagaaaaagcacAAGAAGGATAAAAAGGATAAGGTAAAATAA
- the TFA2 gene encoding transcription factor TFIIE subunit TFA2 (similar to Saccharomyces cerevisiae TFA2 (YKR062W); ancestral locus Anc_1.202), with translation MNRGNDPLLANLNAFKNKVKSAPVLPVKSKTTSNNVNGTPYGSPKKRTASQRNEEEGKQVIEVEELDEDDDDDDGVEELDANDDDDDDDDESPMKKVRPGSIAAAALQATQTDISKSHDSSKLLWATEYIQKKGKPVLVSELMDYLSMKKDDKVLELLKKLDKIQYDPKKGTFKYMSTYDVHSAQELINLLRSQVTFKGISCKELKDGWPQCDETVNELEDESKILVLRTKKDKTPRYVWYNNGGELNRIDEDFVKMWENVQLPQFAELPRKLQDLGLKPASIDPATIKRQTTRVEAKKKRQRKGKITNTHMAGILKDYSHKA, from the coding sequence ATGAACAGGGGCAACGATCCATTGTTAGCAAATTTAAATGCTTTCAAGAACAAAGTAAAATCAGCACCTGTCCTGCCGGTGAAATCAAAGACAACGAGTAATAATGTAAATGGTACACCTTACGGAAGCCCAAAGAAGAGAACAGCGTCTCAACGAAACGAGGAGGAGGGAAAGCAAGTTATAGAAGTCGAAGAActcgatgaagatgatgatgatgacgacgGTGTCGAAGAACTCGATgctaatgatgatgatgatgatgacgatgacgaaTCGCCGATGAAGAAAGTGAGGCCTGGCTCTatagcagcagcagcactACAAGCCACTCAGACAGATATTTCTAAGAGTCATgactcttcaaaattgttatGGGCAACTGAATATATTCAGAAAAAGGGTAAACCGGTTCTGGTCAGCGAACTCATGGACTATTTGTCGATGAAGAAAGACGATAAGGTCCTGGAGttattaaaaaaactggATAAGATACAATACGATCCTAAGAAGGGAACATTTAAGTACATGTCTACGTATGATGTGCACTCAGCGCAAGAGTTGATCAACCTGCTGAGATCTCAAGTGACTTTCAAAGGTATATCGTGTAAGGAGTTGAAAGACGGGTGGCCCCAATGTGACGAAACAGTGAATGAACTAGAAGACGAGAGTAAAATTTTAGTTCTGAGAACAAAAAAGGACAAAACTCCAAGATACGTGTGGTACAATAACGGTGGAGAGTTGAATCGTATCGACGAAGATTTTGTCAAAATGTGGGAAAATGTTCAACTACCGCAATTCGCGGAACTACCCAGAAAGTTGCAAGATCTTGGGCTTAAACCTGCAAGTATTGATCCTGCAACGATCAAGAGACAAACAACAAGAGTGGAAgccaagaagaaaagacaaagaaaaggtaaAATCACCAATACTCATATGGCTGGTATCCTGAAAGACTATTCGCATAAGGCATGA
- the SFH5 gene encoding Sfh5p (similar to Saccharomyces cerevisiae SFH5 (YJL145W); ancestral locus Anc_1.205), which translates to MDTLKFNTDVEKSVFEEVFKDIPELIKTKCGGYDELYGYKLNPEDEDKANVEKYYREDVAKGIVYKLCKAYKFERSEIISNFISIMRWRADFNPLSAAFLESHDKELQEVGILTSYPAESANKKIVTWNLYGQLVKKKHLFEDVEKFLRYRIGLMERGLRLLDFNDESNCYMTQVHDYKGVSVFKTDGAIKKCTKQVIHIFQKYYPELLYAKYFVNVPSFFGLVYDVVKKFVDAETMKKFVVLSDGAKLGRYLKSCPKTPYGGSGEKKTLQQENFTDVRPTEYGQFILERSSNQDID; encoded by the coding sequence ATGGACACCCTAAAGTTCAATACAGATGTAGAAAAGAGTGTGTTCGAGGAAGTCTTCAAAGACATTCCTGAGTTAATAAAGACTAAATGTGGTGGATATGATGAACTCTACGGTTATAAGCTCAATCCTGAAGATGAGGACAAAGCGAATGTCGAGAAATACTACCGAGAGGATGTTGCTAAGGGAATAGTGTATAAGCTTTGCAAGGCTTACAAATTTGAACGGTCTGAGATTATCTCAAATTTCATTAGTATTATGAGATGGAGAGCAGATTTTAATCCTTTAAGTGCAGCCTTTCTTGAGTCCCATGACAAAGAACTGCAAGAGGTCGGTATTCTAACGTCTTACCCAGCTGAAAGTGCGAATAAGAAGATTGTTACCTGGAATTTATATGGGCAActggtgaagaaaaagcatctttttgaagatgtcgAGAAATTCTTGAGGTACAGAATTGGTTTAATGGAAAGAGGGTTACGTTTGCTAGATTTCAATGACGAATCGAACTGTTATATGACACAGGTTCATGATTATAAAGGTGTTTCTGTATTCAAGACAGATGGCGCAATCAAGAAGTGTACCAAGCAAGTAATacacatttttcaaaaatactATCCGGAACTGCTTTATGccaaatattttgttaATGTTCCTAGTTTCTTCGGTTTGGTTTACGATGttgtcaaaaaatttgttgatgCAGAAACCATGAAGAAATTTGTTGTTCTTAGTGATGGTGCAAAACTAGGGCGTTATTTGAAATCGTGTCCTAAAACTCCATATGGTGGTAGtggagaaaagaaaacactACAACAAGAGAATTTCACAGATGTGAGACCTACAGAGTATGGTCAATTTATCTTGGAACGCAGCAGCAACCAAGATATTGATTGA
- the BIO2 gene encoding biotin synthase (similar to Saccharomyces cerevisiae BIO2 (YGR286C)), with the protein MGIRLFSSCRNLLIKSNVIRSAAAATATASVEMPMRSAATETKGVLDSALLLETPSNSWTKEQLASIYHTPLLQLVHSAQLQHRKWQDPTKVQLCTLMNIKTGGCSEDCKYCSQSSRNDTGLKAEKLVQVEEVIKEAEEAKKNGSTRFCLGAAWRDMKGRKSAMNRISEMISKVNDMGLETCVTLGMVNEEQANKLKDAGLTAYNHNIDTSREHYKNVITTRSYDDRLETIKNVQKSGIKACTGGILGLGETEEDHIGFLYTLSNMSPHPESLPINRLVAIKGTPMAEELAKPNAKKLTFDEIIRTIATARIVMPQAIIRLAAGRYTMKETEQFLCFMAGCNSIFTGKKMLTTMCNGWDEDKEMLNRWGLQPMEAFQYDALEEERKRKKLQAAAC; encoded by the coding sequence ATGGGTATAAGATTGTTTTCCAGCTGCAGAAACCTGTTGATTAAGTCAAATGTTATTAGGagtgctgctgctgctaCAGCGACAGCTTCTGTGGAGATGCCCATGAGAAGCGCAGCGACGGAAACAAAGGGTGTATTGGATAGCGCATTGCTCCTCGAGACTCCTAGCAATTCTTGGACCAAAGAACAGCTGGCATCAATTTATCACACGCCACTACTTCAACTGGTACACAGTGCTCAATTGCAGCACAGGAAGTGGCAAGATCCTACAAAAGTGCAACTGTGTACTTTGATGAACATTAAGACAGGTGGCTGTTCTGAGGATTGTAAATACTGTTCTCAGTCTTCACGTAACGATACAGGCCTTAAGGCAGAAAAGTTGGTTCAGGTTGAAGAGGTCATTAAGGAAGCTGAAGAGGCTAAGAAGAATGGCTCTACGAGATTCTGTCTAGGTGCTGCATGGAGGGATATGAAAGGCAGAAAATCTGCTATGAATAGAATATCTGAAATGATCAGTAAAGTCAACGATATGGGTTTAGAGACTTGTGTAACATTGGGTATGGTTAATGAGGAGCAGGCCAATAAACTTAAAGATGCAGGTTTGACAGCATACAACCACAATATTGACACTTCAAGAGAACATTACAAGAACGTTATTACAACTAGATCATATGATGACAGGTTAGAGACTATTAAAAATGTTCAGAAAAGTGGTATAAAGGCTTGTACAGGTGGTATCTTGGGTTTGGGtgaaactgaagaagacCACATTGGTTTCTTGTATACTTTATCCAACATGTCACCACATCCAGAATCCTTGCCAATTAATAGGCTGGTTGCTATAAAAGGTACCCCAATGGCTGAAGAACTAGCAAAACCAAATGCCAAGAAATTGACCTTCGACGAAATTATCAGAACTATCGCAACTGCTAGGATCGTTATGCCTCAAGCAATTATTAGACTAGCTGCTGGTCGCTACACAATGAAAGAAACCGAACAGTTCTTATGTTTTATGGCAGGCTGTAACAGTATCTTCACAGGCAAGAAGATGTTAACCACCATGTGTAACGGATGggatgaagataaagaaatGCTTAACAGGTGGGGATTGCAACCGATGGAAGCTTTCCAATATGATGCACTTGAGGAAGaaaggaagagaaaaaaacttCAGGCTGCTGCTTGTTAG
- the TIM17 gene encoding protein transporter TIM17 (similar to Saccharomyces cerevisiae TIM17 (YJL143W); ancestral locus Anc_1.206), whose translation MSADHSRDPCPIVILNDFGGAFAMGAIGGCVWHGIKGFRNSPLGERRLGAMSAIKARAPVVGGNFGVWGGLFSTFDCAVKAVRKREDPWNAIIGGFFTGGALAIRGGWRHTRNSAITCACLLGVIEGVGLMFQRYSAWQAKPMAPPLPEASASPQPLQA comes from the coding sequence ATGTCAGCAGATCACTCCAGAGATCCTTGTCCTATAGTTATTTTGAACGATTTTGGTGGTGCTTTTGCCATGGGTGCCATCGGTGGATGCGTTTGGCATGGTATCAAGGGTTTCAGAAACTCCCCATTGGGTGAAAGAAGACTAGGTGCAATGAGTGCGATCAAAGCGCGTGCTCCGGTTGTTGGTGGTAACTTTGGTGTTTGGGGTGGCCTATTTTCAACGTTTGACTGTGCTGTCAAGGCAGTTAGGAAGAGGGAAGATCCATGGAATGCTATTATTGGTGGATTTTTCACTGGTGGTGCGTTGGCCATTAGAGGTGGCTGGAGACACACTAGAAATAGTGCAATTACCTGTGCATGTCTCCTAGGTGTTATTGAAGGAGTGGGATTAATGTTCCAAAGATATAGTGCATGGCAAGCAAAACCAATGGCCCCACCTCTACCTGAAGCTTCAGCTTCACCTCAGCCTTTGCAAGCTTGA
- the IDS2 gene encoding Ids2p (similar to Saccharomyces cerevisiae IDS2 (YJL146W); ancestral locus Anc_1.204), protein MDETSEYLPDSFSVALDNAVRKSWSEPQCERESLFLRESPMGTPTNHSLQASSSSSNFSSNRPEFSPRDDRRVEDTIGYYPVERHYSLTENTDESISDIFLDLDLGKQELTESDAHMRRPVPLRRSSIQDVQRVRQLLNPRSSFSGASSQEPQLIINSKLGWITILPDDHPEFITPIIVLNKSLLAVNSKYKLYVLYGGSINVEKLVKAGLETLNYRSYLSEELLESMHSSSRLILFIMLEKIFDLVCYLSPTSMVLENVDQLLDSKEIAEEIDNDTCLLLSNELPSTTENDEDIQVLILRPSSEVAMCITEFFTVYGKDEEDRRGKIASMNDCDVLRTLFDETWAHLTSREYSYTLMPSINEEISTYFKIVNFGLLKPWASGAGCDSENATKAVHSTLFRLLRIWRNFARSSEVADT, encoded by the coding sequence ATGGACGAGACCTCTGAGTATCTACCAGACAGCTTCAGTGTGGCATTAGACAATGCTGTGAGGAAATCGTGGTCCGAACCACAATGTGAAAGGGAATCATTGTTTTTACGGGAGTCACCCATGGGAACTCCAACCAACCATAGTCTTCAAGCATCATCATCTAGCTCCAATTTCTCTTCTAACAGGCCTGAATTTTCTCCTCGAGACGATAGACGTGTTGAGGACACTATTGGTTATTACCCAGTGGAGCGTCATTACTCTTTGACGGAGAATACTGATGAGTCCATCAGTGATATATTCTTGGATCTAGACTTAGGTAAGCAAGAGCTAACTGAGTCCGATGCACATATGAGGAGACCCGTACCGCTAAGGCGAAGCTCCATACAAGATGTTCAACGTGTTAGACAATTATTGAATCCTCGAAGTTCATTCTCAGGTGCCTCGTCTCAAGAGCCTCAATTAATTATCAATTCTAAGCTGGGATGGATTACGATACTACCAGACGATCACCCTGAGTTTATTACTCCAATTATCGTTTTAAACAAGTCACTACTGGCGGTAAACTCAAAGTATAAACTATACGTTTTATATGGGGGAAGCATAAATGTTGAAAAGTTGGTGAAAGCAGGGCTGGAAACGCTAAATTATCGCAGCTATCTGTCTGAGGAATTACTAGAATCTATGCACTCTAGTTCGAGATTAATCCTGTTCATTATgttggaaaaaatctttgatcttGTATGCTATCTTTCACCCACAAGCATGGTACTGGAAAATGTAGACCAACTTTTGGACAGCAAAGAGATAGCTGAAGAGATTGATAATGATACCTGTCTATTACTGTCAAATGAACTACCCAGTACtactgaaaatgatgaagatataCAGGTTTTGATCTTGAGACCTAGTAGCGAAGTCGCTATGTGTATCACAGAATTTTTTACTGTCTATGggaaagatgaagaagaccGAAGAGGTAAAATTGCGTCGATGAATGATTGCGACGTTTTGAGAACTCTGTTCGACGAAACATGGGCTCATTTAACATCACGAGAATATTCTTATACATTAATGCCAAGCataaatgaagaaatttcaacttACTTCAAGATAGTAAATTTTGGGCTTTTAAAACCTTGGGCGTCTGGTGCAGGCTGTGACTCTGAAAATGCAACAAAAGCAGTCCATTCGACATTGTTCAGGCTCCTCAGGATCTGGAGAAACTTCGCCCGCTCCAGTGAGGTTGCGGATACGTAG
- the SMT1 gene encoding Smt1p (similar to Saccharomyces cerevisiae YJL147C; ancestral locus Anc_1.203), which yields MRRLFSQVASRLLKKNENHDLQATLKFLTRGSVPGTSISSLLGGSSARSTVFEDEAGKEEDAKHVERILKILNSTLPEVESKKKRVEAHYDILFTQLKNIVEKSIENSAQTNGSRDVTVTSEVLYNKLMMLQYTSKLKVKEMAKLMLSKGFSQFDRVWENASMFNDMQKLDLSILLYYRKRDKSIRNEYESKWFKNYNRLHIIVQRILWRSVMNEKDTKEAAIQHIEHYIKQIPMWTSNDIVVLYQSLYGIAHLLPIESLNHGLQLSKNQELFLTTLRVLSGHGGELKDINKWLVKIVKLSVENKLAAEREPVQLKATTHSPTISIYQYKFIRGLDLALQEIHSSCDGNKYLTPLQEELETILRKANDEEQEIKSQMSLKFI from the coding sequence ATGAGAAGACTTTTTTCACAAGTAGCGTCGAGattattgaagaagaacgAGAATCATGATTTGCAAGCCACGCTGAAGTTTCTGACTAGAGGCTCGGTACCTGGAACCTCAATATCCTCGTTACTAGGTGGTTCAAGTGCAAGAAGTACAGTCTTTGAGGATGAAGCTGGCAAGGAGGAAGATGCTAAACATGTTGAACGAATCTTGAAGATTCTAAACTCCACATTACCTGAAGTTGagtcaaagaaaaagagagtcGAGGCACATTATGATATACTTTTCACTCAACTTAAGAATATTGTTGAGAAATCAATCGAAAATTCTGCACAAACTAATGGATCCAGAGATGTCACTGTGACCTCCGAAGTACTGTACAATAAGCTTATGATGTTGCAGTACACAAGTAAGCTAAAGGTTAAGGAGATGGCAAAACTGATGTTGTCAAAGGGGTTTTCGCAATTCGATAGAGTGTGGGAGAATGCGTCGATGTTCAATGATATGCAGAAGTTGGACCTATCCATTTTGCTCTATTACAGAAAGAGGGACAAAAGTATACGCAATGAATACGAGAGTAAATGGTTCAAAAACTATAATAGGCTTCATATAATAGTACAGAGAATATTGTGGAGGTCTGTCATGAACGAAAAGGACACCAAGGAAGCTGCAATTCAGCATATTGAGCACTACATCAAGCAGATACCGATGTGGACGAGTAACGATATTGTAGTTCTCTACCAATCTCTATACGGTATTGCCCACCTATTACCCATAGAGTCGCTGAATCATGGGCTTCAGTTGAGTAAGAATCAAGAGCTGTTTCTAACAACCTTGAGAGTCCTCTCGGGGCATGGCGGCGAACTGAAGGACATAAATAAATGGCTGGTCAAGATAGTTAAATTGAGCGTAGAGAACAAGCTTGCCGCGGAAAGGGAACCAGTGCAGTTAAAAGCAACTACTCATAGCCCAACTATTTCCATATACCAATATAAATTCATCAGAGGGCTAGACCTCGCATTGCAGGAAATTCACAGTTCATGCGATGGGAACAAATATCTAACTCCCCTTCaggaagaattggaaacaATCCTGAGAAAagcaaatgatgaagaacaagaaataaagTCACAAATGTCATTGAAATTCATATGA